A stretch of the Psychrobacter sp. AH5 genome encodes the following:
- the mobC gene encoding plasmid mobilization relaxosome protein MobC, producing the protein MIEPKTAVLDKRAKRNREIAIRVNDYELAEIKKRNRENTVASWLRGLALGVTPVKSVDPELVRQLGRIGSNLNQLTKHVNTEKQVDAEVLSEVKAIREQLHVLIETSIEYSKVAARDSDDC; encoded by the coding sequence TGAGCCAAAAACTGCCGTTCTTGACAAGAGAGCCAAGCGAAATAGAGAGATTGCAATTCGCGTCAATGACTACGAACTTGCTGAGATAAAAAAAAGGAATCGTGAAAATACGGTGGCCAGTTGGTTACGAGGATTGGCATTAGGGGTTACTCCTGTTAAGTCAGTTGATCCTGAATTAGTGCGCCAGTTGGGTAGGATTGGCAGTAATCTTAATCAGCTAACCAAGCATGTGAATACCGAAAAGCAAGTCGATGCCGAGGTTTTGAGTGAGGTTAAAGCGATTAGGGAACAGCTACATGTGCTGATAGAGACCAGTATCGAATACTCAAAGGTAGCCGCGA